Proteins from one Osmerus mordax isolate fOsmMor3 chromosome 21, fOsmMor3.pri, whole genome shotgun sequence genomic window:
- the ndufb7 gene encoding NADH dehydrogenase [ubiquinone] 1 beta subcomplex subunit 7, which yields MGAHLGRRYITETETEPDPAKPFGFDPDLGFDERKEREMVASQEQMNLAQLPVEQRDYCAHHLIKLMKCKRDNWPNFLACKHERHDWDYCEHQDYVMRMKEYERERRLQLRKKRVEAQAA from the exons ATGGGGGCCCATCTTGGAAGACGATATATCACCGAGACGGAAACGGAGCCTGACCCGGCCAAGCCGTTTGGATTCGACCCCGACTTGGGCTTTGacgaaaggaaagagagag AGATGGTGGCGTCCCAGGAGCAGATGAACCTGGCTCAGCTCCCTGTAGAGCAGAGGGACTACTGCGCCCACCACCTCATCAAACTCATGAAGTGCAAGAGGGACAACTGGCCCAACTTCCTGGCCTGCAAGCACGAGCGGCACGACTGGGACTACTGCGAGCACCAGGA CTACGTGATGCGTATGAAGGAGTACGAGCGTGAGCGCCGGTTGCagctgaggaagaagagggtggAGGCCCAGGCTGCGTGA
- the tecrb gene encoding trans-2,3-enoyl-CoA reductase b isoform X1, whose amino-acid sequence MDTLALEASSPKKNGGPVPGPAQAAAPSKRKAAKKTKKAVVFFEVEILDAKTKDKLCFLDKVEPNATIGEIKSMFHKSHPEWYPARQSIRLDSKGKSLKDEDVLQHLPVGTTATFYFRDLGAQISWVTVFLTEYAGPLLLYLMFYFRVPFIYAPKYDFTTSKHWVVHLACMCHSFHYVKRLLETLFVHRFSHGTMPLRNIFKNCTYYWGFAAWMAYYINHPLYTPPIYGEQQVRMALIIFLFCQIGNFSIHIALRNLRPPGSKTRKIPYPTKNPFTWVFLLVSCPNYTYELGSWLGFTVMTQCAPVAFFTLVGFIQMTVWAKGKHRSYLKEFRDYPSLRSPIVPFIL is encoded by the exons ATGGATACCTTGGCTCTAGAGGCGTCCAGCCCCAAGAAGAACGGGGGCCCGGTGCCTGGCCCGGCGCAGGCCGCGGCCCCCAGCAAACGCAAGGCTGCCAAGAAAACTAAGAAAGCTGTTGTGTTCTTTGAGGTGGAGATCCTGGATGCCAAGACCAAGGACAAGCTCTGCTTCCTGGACAAG GTAGAGCCAAATGCCACAATCGGGGAGATCAAGTCCATGTTCCACAAGAGCC ATCCAGAGTGGTACCCTGCAAGACAGTCCATCCGCCTGGACTCCA AGGGGAAGTCTTTAAAGGATGAGGACGTCCTCCAGCACCTCCCGGTGGGAACCACGGCAACCTTCTACTTCAGAGACCTGGGAGCCCAGATCAGCTGGGTcact GTGTTCCTGACCGAGTACGctggtcccctcctcctctatctcatGTTCTACTTCCGGGTTCCCTTCATCTACGCCCCCAAATACGACTTCACCACCAGCAAACACTGGGTCGTGCA cctggCATGTATGTGTCACTCCTTCCACTATGTGAAGAGGCTACTGGAGACTCTGTTTGTCCATCGCTTCTCCCACGGAACCATGCCGCTACGCAACATCTtcaag aACTGTACATACTACTGGGGCTTTGCTGCTTGGATGGCTTACTACATCAACCATCCCTTATACACACCTCCTA tataCGGTGAACAGCAAGTGAGGATGGCCCTCATCATCTTCCTG TTCTGTCAGATCGGCAACTTCTCGATCCACATCGCCCTCCGCAACCTGCGCCCGCCAG GCTCCAAGACCAGGAAGATCCCGTACCCCACCAAGAACCCCTTCACCTGGGTGTTCCTGCTGGTCTCCTGCCCCAACTACACCTACGAG CTGGGGTCGTGGCTGGGCTTCACGGTGATGACCCAGTGTGCTCCCGTGGCTTTCTTCACCCTGGTGGGCTTCATCCAGATGACCGTGTGGGCCAAGGGCAAGCACCGCAGTTACCTCAAGGAGTTCAGAGActacccctccctccgctcccctatcgtccccttcatcctctaa
- the tecrb gene encoding trans-2,3-enoyl-CoA reductase b isoform X2 translates to MKHYEVEILDAKTKDKLCFLDKVEPNATIGEIKSMFHKSHPEWYPARQSIRLDSKGKSLKDEDVLQHLPVGTTATFYFRDLGAQISWVTVFLTEYAGPLLLYLMFYFRVPFIYAPKYDFTTSKHWVVHLACMCHSFHYVKRLLETLFVHRFSHGTMPLRNIFKNCTYYWGFAAWMAYYINHPLYTPPIYGEQQVRMALIIFLFCQIGNFSIHIALRNLRPPGSKTRKIPYPTKNPFTWVFLLVSCPNYTYELGSWLGFTVMTQCAPVAFFTLVGFIQMTVWAKGKHRSYLKEFRDYPSLRSPIVPFIL, encoded by the exons ATGAAGCACTACGAG GTGGAGATCCTGGATGCCAAGACCAAGGACAAGCTCTGCTTCCTGGACAAG GTAGAGCCAAATGCCACAATCGGGGAGATCAAGTCCATGTTCCACAAGAGCC ATCCAGAGTGGTACCCTGCAAGACAGTCCATCCGCCTGGACTCCA AGGGGAAGTCTTTAAAGGATGAGGACGTCCTCCAGCACCTCCCGGTGGGAACCACGGCAACCTTCTACTTCAGAGACCTGGGAGCCCAGATCAGCTGGGTcact GTGTTCCTGACCGAGTACGctggtcccctcctcctctatctcatGTTCTACTTCCGGGTTCCCTTCATCTACGCCCCCAAATACGACTTCACCACCAGCAAACACTGGGTCGTGCA cctggCATGTATGTGTCACTCCTTCCACTATGTGAAGAGGCTACTGGAGACTCTGTTTGTCCATCGCTTCTCCCACGGAACCATGCCGCTACGCAACATCTtcaag aACTGTACATACTACTGGGGCTTTGCTGCTTGGATGGCTTACTACATCAACCATCCCTTATACACACCTCCTA tataCGGTGAACAGCAAGTGAGGATGGCCCTCATCATCTTCCTG TTCTGTCAGATCGGCAACTTCTCGATCCACATCGCCCTCCGCAACCTGCGCCCGCCAG GCTCCAAGACCAGGAAGATCCCGTACCCCACCAAGAACCCCTTCACCTGGGTGTTCCTGCTGGTCTCCTGCCCCAACTACACCTACGAG CTGGGGTCGTGGCTGGGCTTCACGGTGATGACCCAGTGTGCTCCCGTGGCTTTCTTCACCCTGGTGGGCTTCATCCAGATGACCGTGTGGGCCAAGGGCAAGCACCGCAGTTACCTCAAGGAGTTCAGAGActacccctccctccgctcccctatcgtccccttcatcctctaa
- the dnajb1b gene encoding dnaJ homolog subfamily B member 1b: MVKMGKDYYSVLGIQKSASEDEIKKAYRKQALRYHPDKNKAPEAEDKFKEIAEAYDVLSDPKKKDIYDRFGEEGLKGGAPSGGGPGGPGCPGTPNFSYSFQGDPHAIFAEFFGGRSPFDHLFGGGGGRNGEDMDTDDPFSRFSMGPGGMGPGGMGPGGMGPGGMGFPRSFSAGMGGQGGGRSRRQDPPVVHDLRVTLEEVLTGCTKKMKISRKRLNPDGHSTRSEDKILEVEIKRGWKEGTKITFPREGDESASSLAADVVFVVKDKPHPVFRRDGSDVVYRGKVSLKQALCGCTINVPTLEKRTVPVTTRDVVRPGMKRRITGEGLPLPKHPDRRGDLVVEYEVTFPERLSQSARDTIAEVLPSS; the protein is encoded by the exons ATGGTCAAGATGGGGAAGGATTACTACAGCGTTCTAGGAATACAGAAATCGGCGTCTGAAGACGAGATTAAGAAAGCGTATCGAAAGCAAGCTCTTCGTTACCACCCGGACAAGAACAAGGCGCCGGAAGCCGAGGATAAATTTAAAGAGATCGCCGAGGCGTATGACGTCCTCAGCGATCCGAAGAAGAAAGATATTTACGATCGgtttggagaggagg gtctGAAGGGCGGTGCTCCGTCGGGCGGGGGGCCCGGGGGCCCTGGGTGCCCGGGGACACCCAACTTCAGCTACAGCTTCCAGGGCGACCCCCACGCCATCTTCGCAGAGTTCTTCGGGGGTCGGAGCCCCTTCGACCACCTgttcggcggcggcggcggccgcAACGGGGAAGACATGGACACAGACGACCCCTTCAGCCGCTTCAGCATGGGGCCCGGGGGCATGGGGCCCGGGGGCATGGGGCCCGGGGGCATGGGGCCCGGGGGCATGGGGTTCCCCCGCTCCTTCAGCGCCGGGATGGGAGGTCAGGGCGGGGGCCGATCGAGGCGCCAGGACCCCCCCGTGGTGCACGACCTCCGCgtcaccctggaggaggtgcTCACAGGCTGCACCAAGAAGATGAAGATCTCCCGCAAGCGTCTGAACCCGGACGGCCACAGCACGCGCTCCGAGGACAAGATCCTGGAGGTGGAGATCAAGAGGGGCTGGAAGGAGGGCACCAAAATCACGTTCCCCCGGGAGGGCGACGAGAGCGCCTCCAGCCTGGCGGCCGACGTGGTGTTCGTGGTGAAGGACAAGCCGCACCCGGTGTTCCGCAGGGACGGCTCCGACGTGGTGTACCGCGGCAAGGTGTCTCTCaaacag gctCTGTGCGGCTGTACCATTAACGTCCCCACCCTGGAAAAGCGGACGGTTCCCGTGACGACGAGGGACGTGGTGCGCCCGGGGATGAAGCGTCGCATCACGGGGGAGGGGCTACCGCTGCCCAAACACCCGGATCGCCGCGGCGACCTGGTGGTGGAGTATGAGGTGACGTTCCCGGAGAGGCTGAGCCAGAGCGCCAGAGACACCATCGCAGAGGTGCTCCCCTCGTCCTGA